The following are encoded in a window of Gossypium raimondii isolate GPD5lz chromosome 13, ASM2569854v1, whole genome shotgun sequence genomic DNA:
- the LOC105785368 gene encoding uncharacterized protein LOC105785368 — MFEVVQANKDEKTCTKCVDLKCNSPKDSGCFEASTMTFSNEDQVLLVVKETPVVNASIYVASPGSVTKDANSGSTIIQASTNTPDQFLFHPMSSTLVYY; from the exons ATGTTTGAAGTGGTTCAAGCAAATAAGGACGAGAAGACCTGCACTAAATGTGTTGATCTAAAATGCAACTCACCAAAAGATTCAGG GTGTTTTGAGGCTTCAACTATGACATTCTCCAACGAAGATCAAGTTTTGCTCGTGGTCAAGGAAACTCCAGTTGTCAATGCTAGTATCTATGTAGCTAGTCCAGGTTCCGTAACCAAGGATGCTAACTCTGGTTCAACTATAATTCAGGCCTCAACCAACACTCCGGATCAATTTCTGTTTCATCCAATGTCTTCAACTCtggtgtactactaa